A portion of the Salmo trutta chromosome 1, fSalTru1.1, whole genome shotgun sequence genome contains these proteins:
- the LOC115172081 gene encoding circumsporozoite protein-like, whose product MFWHAVFSLYPNSSSNMFRHAVFSLYPNSSSNMLRHAVFSLSPNSSSNMFRHAVFSLYPNSSSNMFRHAVFSLYPNSSSNMFRHAVFSLYPNSSSNMFRHAVFSLYPNSSSNMFRHAVFSLYPNSSSNMFRHAVSSLSPNSSSNMFRHAVFSLYPNSSSNMFRHAVFSLYPNSSSNMFRHAVFSLYPNSSSNMFRHAVFSLYPNSSSNMFRHAVSSLSPNSSSNMFRHAVFSLYPNSSSNMFRHAVSSLSPNSSSNMFRHAVFSLYPNSSSNMFRHAVSSLSPNSSSNMFRHAVFSLYPNSSSNMFRHAWSHMSLTTH is encoded by the exons ATGTTTTG GCATGCAGTATTCTCACTGTACCCTAACAGTTCCAGCAATATGTTTAGGCATGCAGTATTCTCACTGTACCCTAACAGTTCCAGCAATATGTTAAGGCATGCAGTATTCTCACTGTCCCCTAACAGTTCCAGCAATATGTTTAGGCATGCAGTATTCTCACTGTACCCTAACAGTTCCAGCAATATGTTTAGGCATGCAGTATTCTCACTGTACCCTAACAGTTCCAGCAATATGTTTAGGCATGCAGTATTCTCACTGTACCCTAACAGTTCCAGCAATATGTTTAGGCATGCAGTATTCTCACTGTACCCTAACAGTTCCAGCAATATGTTTAGGCATGCAGTATTCTCACTGTACCCTAACAGTTCCAGCAATATGTTTAGGCATGCAGTCTCCTCACTGTCCCCTAACAGTTCCAGCAATATGTTTAGGCATGCAGTATTCTCACTGTACCCTAACAGTTCCAGCAATATGTTTAGGCATGCAGTATTCTCACTGTACCCTAACAGTTCCAGCAATATGTTTAGGCATGCAGTATTCTCACTGTACCCTAACAGTTCCAGCAATATGTTTAGGCATGCAGTATTCTCACTGTACCCTAACAGTTCCAGCAATATGTTTAGGCATGCAGTCTCCTCACTGTCCCCTAACAGTTCCAGCAATATGTTTAGGCATGCAGTATTCTCACTGTACCCTAACAGTTCCAGCAATATGTTTAGGCATGCAGTCTCCTCACTGTCCCCTAACAGTTCCAGCAATATGTTTAGGCATGCAGTATTCTCACTGTACCCTAACAGTTCCAGCAATATGTTTAGGCATGCAGTCTCCTCACTGTCCCCTAACAGTTCCAGCAATATGTTTAGGCATGCAGTATTCTCACTGTACCCTAACAGTTCCAGCAATATGTTTCGGCATGCATGGTCTCATATGTCATTGACAACACATTGA
- the LOC115168188 gene encoding uncharacterized protein LOC115168188: protein MAFLEFKFEDEITKYIREQELATSLKFVTLRKDNSFGQKDAQPLARKKLSWESKSIPFNGVPFQVVGTKTYECHQGKDRQTKAKEKYAAERDRKEREDHAFVKRRKLVQNTKKVDCKAIINIAQVIRFPDFKIEESTVRSKKEASQTLKAALSETPSSVKAEVVYCVRFPSLSDHSSHAVVGEAAYVREAVDARLREKIEQLTLSGVRKMTEMKCHLNTFVVEELFHGEQPPPPTRRRYYPTDSDIRNVMFKTKQATRDFNIDRPYEGPSGRGKNRSSRKLLRLRRQCAGYLKEITELTYHLQEEQHVTDLSSQLRSVLLDMKAHVPQDKGLPLTFSQRKIKAETDMDLIPTKSVSHPFIDGLEQHTEDIVSVDTLLALSLG, encoded by the exons ATGGCATTTCTCGAGTTCAAGTTTGAGGACGAAATAACTAAATACATTCGGGAACAAGAATTGGCAACGTCACTGAAATTCGTAACATTGAGAAAGGACAACAGTTTTGGACAAAAGG ATGCACAGCCTTTGGCACGGAAAAAACTCAGCTGGGAGAGTAAAAGTATCCCGTTCAATGGTGTTCCGTTTCAAGTTGTTGGCACAAAGACGTATGAATGCCACCAgggcaaagacagacagacaaaagccAAAGAGAAATATGCTGCTGAAAGGGACAGGAAGGAA CGTGAAGACCATGCCTTTGTAAAGAGAcggaaactggtacaaaatacCAAAAAGGTGGACTGCAAGGCTATAATAAACATCGCCCAAGTTATCCGCTTTCCTGATTTTAAG ATTGAGGAAAGTACAGTGCGCTCTAAAAAGGAGGCCTCCCAAACTCTGAAGGCAGCACTAAGTGAAACACCCAGCTCCGTGAAGGCAGAGGTTGTCTACTGCGTCAggttcccctccctctctgatcACAGCTCACATGCAGTTGTTGGCGAG GCAGCTTATGTTAGGGAAGCTGTAGATGCCAGGCTGAGAGAGAAGATTGAGCAGCTGACTCTGTCTGGTGTGAGAAAGATGACTGAAATGAAGTGTCATCTGAACACCTTTGTAGTGGAAGAGCTTTTCCATGGAGAGCAGCCCCCTCCACCTACTCGCAGGCGCTATTACCCCACTGACAGTGACATAAGAAATGTCATGTTTAAGACCAAGCAGGCCACCAGAGACTTCAACATTGACCGTCCATACGAAGGTCCATCTGGAAGAGGAAAGAACAGGTCCTCTAGGAAGCTGTTGCGGTTACGGAGGCAATGTGCAGGATATCTTAAAGAGATCACAGAACTCACTTATCATCTCCAAGAGGAACAGCACGTGACTGATCTGTCTTCACAGCTCAGAAGCGTGTTGCTGGATATGAAGGCCCATGTTCCACAGGATAAAGGCCTTCCACTGACCTTTTCTCAGAGGAAGATAAAAGCTGAGACGGACATGGACCTCATTCCAACCAAGAGTGTGTCACACCCTTTCATAGACGGGTTAGAACAGCATACAGAGGACATAGTGAGTGTGGACACCTTGTTGGCATTGAGCCTAGGTTAG
- the LOC115167301 gene encoding uncharacterized protein LOC115167301 — protein MAYLEFKFEDQITKYIREQELETSLKFITLRKDKSFGQKDAQPLARKKLSWESKSIPFNGVPFQVVGTKTYECHQGKDRQTKAKEKYAAERDKKELEDHTFLQKRKLVQNTKKVDCKAIINIAHVIRFPDFKIEESTVCSKKEASQTLKAALSETPSSVKAEVVYCVRFPSLSEHSSHAVVGEAAYVREAVDARLREKIEQLTLSGVRKMTEMKCHLNTFVVEELFHGEQPPPPTRRRYYPTDSDIRNVMFKTKQATRDSNIDRPYEGPSGRGKNRSSRKLLRLRRQCAGYLKEITELTYHLQEEQHVTDLSSQLRSVLLDMKAHVPQDKGLPLTFSQRKIKAETDMDLIPTKSVSHPFIDGLEQHTEDIVSVDTLLALSLGLRTECVGSATN, from the exons ATGGCATATCTCGAGTTCAAGTTTGAGGACCAAATAACAAAATACATTCGAGAACAAGAATTAGAAACGTCACTTAAATTCATAACATTGAGAAAGGACAAAAGTTTTGGGCAAAAGG ATGCACAGCCTTTGGCACGGAAAAAACTCAGCTGGGAGAGTAAAAGTATCCCGTTCAATGGTGTTCCGTTTCAAGTTGTTGGCACAAAGACGTATGAATGCCACCAgggcaaagacagacagacaaaagccAAAGAGAAATATGCTGCTGAAAGAGACAAGAAGGAA CTTGAAGACCATACCTTTCTACAGAAAcggaaactggtacaaaatacCAAAAAGGTGGACTGCAAGGCTATAATAAACATCGCCCACGTTATTCGCTTTCCTGATTTTAAG ATTGAGGAAAGTACAGTGTGCTCTAAAAAGGAGGCCTCCCAAACTCTGAAGGCAGCACTAAGTGAAACACCCAGCTCTGTGAAGGCAGAGGTTGTCTACTGCGTCAggttcccctccctctctgagcACAGCTCACATGCAGTTGTTGGCGAG GCAGCTTATGTTAGGGAAGCTGTAGATGCCAGGCTGAGAGAGAAGATTGAGCAGCTGACTCTGTCTGGTGTGAGAAAGATGACTGAAATGAAGTGTCATCTAAACACCTTTGTAGTGGAAGAGCTTTTCCATGGAGAGCAGCCCCCTCCACCTACTCGCAGGCGCTATTACCCCACTGACAGTGACATAAGAAATGTCATGTTTAAGACCAAGCAGGCCACCAGAGACTCCAACATTGACCGTCCATACGAAGGTCCATCTGGAAGAGGAAAGAACAGGTCCTCTAGGAAGCTGTTGCGGTTACGGAGGCAATGTGCAGGATATCTTAAAGAGATCACAGAACTCACTTATCATCTCCAAGAGGAACAGCACGTGACTGATCTGTCTTCACAGCTCAGAAGCGTGTTGCTGGATATGAAGGCCCATGTTCCACAGGATAAAGGCCTTCCACTGACCTTTTCTCAGAGGAAGATAAAAGCTGAGACGGACATGGACCTCATTCCAACCAAGAGTGTGTCACACCCTTTCATAGACGGGTTAGAACAGCATACAGAGGACATAGTGAGTGTGGATACCTTGTTGGCATTGAGCCTAGGGCTGAGGACCGAGTGTGTGGGTTCTGCCACCAATTGA